Genomic segment of Mucilaginibacter sabulilitoris:
CAATTAACCAGGCCTTTGAAAAAGGCGACGTGGAATTTTTAGCGGCTCATCTGAGTGAAGATGTACGCTGGCAGATTACCGGCAGTAAACCGATCATCGGCAAAACCGATTTCTTAAAATGCTGCAGCGAAGCGCCTTTTAAAGAGGGATCTGTTAAAATCACCGTCAGTAATATTTTGGTGGATGGCGATAAAGCTGCCGCCGAAGGCATCATCGAGGCCGAAACATTAATCGGTGACCCTTACCGGCAGTCGTTTTGCGATATCTATCATTTTGAGGATAGCCTGATCAAAACAATGAGTTCTTATTTAGATACTGCCTATGATCGGGAAACACTGTCAGGTGGCGCAATCTATAAA
This window contains:
- a CDS encoding nuclear transport factor 2 family protein, which translates into the protein MKTAYRQLVIAINQAFEKGDVEFLAAHLSEDVRWQITGSKPIIGKTDFLKCCSEAPFKEGSVKITVSNILVDGDKAAAEGIIEAETLIGDPYRQSFCDIYHFEDSLIKTMSSYLDTAYDRETLSGGAIYKNN